In one Mycobacteroides chelonae genomic region, the following are encoded:
- the cydB gene encoding cytochrome d ubiquinol oxidase subunit II, with amino-acid sequence MNPTALQQFWFIVVAVLFLGFLVLEGFDFGVGMLMHPLGRGDDRRRRAVLNTIGPVWDGNEVWLITAGGAMFAAFPHWYATVFSGLYLPLLLILVAMIVRIVAIEWRGKIDDPRWRARCDLGIAIGSWIPALLWGVAFSAMLAGLPVDSAKQLTLTVGDVLRPYVLLGGVVFVGLFAFHGALFISLKTAGAVREDAVSTARKLAVPVIVAAGGYGLWTQLAYGKSWTWIALVIAALSLIGAATFSRVSRDGWAFACTCLTVVAVVALLFGSLYPNLIVSSLDPAYNLTVTNASSSPYTLRVMSWAAAVTAPVVLIYQGWTYWVFRQRISADQIPDPVGLPVR; translated from the coding sequence ATGAATCCCACAGCATTGCAACAGTTCTGGTTCATCGTCGTGGCGGTGTTGTTCCTCGGCTTCCTCGTGCTCGAAGGGTTCGACTTCGGCGTCGGGATGCTCATGCATCCCCTCGGCCGCGGTGACGACCGCCGGCGACGGGCCGTCTTGAACACCATCGGGCCGGTATGGGACGGCAACGAGGTCTGGCTCATCACCGCGGGGGGCGCGATGTTCGCAGCCTTTCCGCACTGGTATGCAACGGTGTTCTCCGGGCTGTATCTTCCACTGCTGCTCATCTTGGTGGCCATGATCGTCCGGATCGTCGCCATCGAATGGCGGGGAAAGATCGATGACCCCCGCTGGCGTGCCCGGTGCGATCTCGGGATAGCGATCGGATCCTGGATTCCGGCGCTGCTGTGGGGTGTGGCATTCTCGGCGATGCTCGCCGGGCTTCCGGTCGACAGTGCTAAGCAGCTCACCCTCACCGTCGGCGACGTGCTCAGACCATATGTGCTGCTAGGCGGCGTAGTTTTCGTGGGGCTCTTCGCCTTTCACGGTGCACTGTTCATATCGCTCAAGACCGCCGGTGCGGTGCGAGAGGACGCCGTCTCCACGGCACGCAAGCTGGCGGTTCCCGTGATCGTCGCCGCGGGTGGATACGGACTGTGGACTCAGCTTGCCTACGGCAAGAGCTGGACGTGGATCGCACTCGTGATTGCCGCGTTATCGCTGATCGGCGCGGCAACCTTCTCGCGAGTCTCCCGTGACGGATGGGCTTTTGCCTGCACCTGCCTGACAGTGGTCGCGGTCGTCGCGTTGCTTTTCGGCTCTCTTTATCCGAATCTGATTGTCTCCAGCCTTGATCCGGCCTATAACCTGACCGTGACAAACGCATCGTCAAGCCCCTATACGCTCAGGGTGATGAGCTGGGCCGCCGCGGTCACCGCTCCCGTGGTGCTGATCTACCAAGGCTGGACATATTGGGTGTTCCGGCAGCGCATCTCGGCCGACCAGATTCCCGACCCGGTCGGGCTACCCGTGCGATGA